TGGAATTCCGCCAGTTTACGATACCACTCAATTGCCTATATGCTTGCTATGCTATCATTATATTTTTTCTTCAAATATTTTATAACTCCACTGAAAGTCAACGGTTATGCTGTAATTACCCAAACCGGTATAAATATCCTACTCGTTTTATCTCACAGTATTTTTGTTTGGCTAATAGGATTTGAAATTTTTCTACTTGTACTAAAGGTATTAAAACGCCAATACATTTATCTTGTTCCTGTTTTTTTTAATTTAGTTATTTTTAGTGTAACCTTATTTTATTTAGCATACATACTTCGTGGAAATAAGTTTCTTGCTCTTCCGTTTCAGCCAACTTTACTGGAAATATTTGAAAAAATATTTGGGGTTCAGGATTTTGAAGTCCCTGTGTATGTATCCTGGGGCGTATTCTTGCAGCCGTTTTTTGCTCCACATCCTATTCCTTCCCTGCTGCAAAAAATCTGTGATGTTGCTCCTACAATAATTATCAAAACTGGGGGTCTAATTCTGGCGTTTGTTCTTTTTCTTTCGTTTATCTATACCTCATACCAGATAATTAAAAATTACCGCTCTTTCTCTGAAAGTTTTATTGCTATTTTCATGCTTGCTTTTATTCCCCCTTTGGTTTTTGCTTGTTATTCTTTCCTTGCCAATACAGATTTGCTATTAGTTCGTTATGTTCTCCCGTGTTATATTGCAAAATTTTGTTTTCTGTTTGTTATTTTGAGTAAATGGGAGCCTAAAAATAGTTTTTATAAAAAAATCATTATCAGTCTTATTATAATCTGGGCTTTACATCAATACTCTCTATTCCGCGTCAACAAAATTTACACCGATTGGGAAGGCTGTGTTCAGTATGTAAATTCTAATTTGACGGAGAATGATGTTATAATTTGTAATACCGATATAGATACCGCTATTTTCAAATATAACTGGAAATCAAAAATCCAGAAACCATTCCCTCTCATTTTCACCTCCGATTCTTTAGATACAACCATAGATTTCATAACTTTTTTGGTCAAAAATCTTTCTCCTTCTCATAAGGTTTGTCTTATCTATAACACCAAATGGGATTATCAATTTGAATCTTCGATAAATGAACTATGGAATAGGTATGGTCTCCGCTATACTTTTTGTGGATTTCCTTCCTGGGAAGGGCTATTATGTTATGTATTTTCCATTGATGAAAACTTAAAGGCAGAGAATAAAAATACGGTTAAATTAGGAGAAGGTTTTAAACCATCATCTGACAATTGGCTCATATCTTTAATAAAGTCCAACCTCAACAGAGAGTTTGATGAACAAGAAAAAATGATATTGTCGCGATATGCAAATTTTGGGGAGGAAACAGGTCTAACTACTCCTATCCACTTAGCTTTAGACCTCTTGAGTGTGGGTAAAAAAGAATGGGCAAGGATAATCACAAAACAGTTCCAGAATGTCAATGCCTTTATAGCCTTTTCTTATGCTCTTTCAGAACAGGAGAATAAATTGAAAGCAGATGAGATTTTCCAACACATAAGAGCACAAAATCCATACTTTGCCCGTGTTTTTTCACCGATATGGAAGGCACTCAAAGATATGGATTATCGTTCCCTTAAAGAAGTTTCAATACGATTAATCAATGATGGATATTTCCCTGCATATTTGTTCTATCATTTTGCGACACATAAAGTTGATAATACCCCATGCATCCTTCCTTTGGGGATATATCCCTTCACAATGGATAGCGAAGATAAACTTAGAAATATTCTATTAAAAGAACCCAATATCTCGAATAACAAAATCATTGAAGACCGCTATGAAGAGATTATACAACTACGCAATATATGCACTAAATCTTAATGGTATGAAAAACAAGTTTTTTAGTCTCAATCACCGAACAGAAAAAACTTTTTACTATCTTTTAATTTCCTTAATCACACTCATTTTAATATTACTTCTAAAACAAAAACCCTCGATTTGGTTTGATGAATATTTTTGGGGAATATCCTATCAAGATGCCCCCAATTTGACTACATTCCTCCAACTTGTAGGGACACAAGGACCCGAAGTGGCACCTTTATATTTGAGTATAATGTATACCGCTATTAAACTTCTTAATCTATCCCCAGAAGTTTTTAGATATTTCTCCATTATTGCAAGTATTGCAACTATTCTTTTTACTTATAAACTATTTAAAATCTTCTTTCCTCCCTTTATTAGTTTCATAATATCTCTAATTCCTGCAATTATCCCTACCTTTCTTTGGTATAGTATGTTATTAAGACCTCATGCACTGGCTTTTTCCTTTTCAATGTGCTCTTTATATTTTTTCTTTTCCATCCTAAAAAATAAAACCGATACATCTCAATCCAAATATTTTTTACTATTAACTCTTGTAAACGGATTGCTCTTACTCACCTATTATATATATGTATGGTTAGTTTTTTTTGAAATGTCTATTCTTTTCGTCTCTTTTTTTATTGAAAAATCTAAAAAAATATTCTGGGTGCTTCCTATCCACCTTTTATATGTAATTGCCATACTTCTATATCTGACCTTTTTTTCAACGCCGAGCAATATTGCTTACTCAATCCATGTTAGTCTTGAATCCCTTCTAAATTATATCTTTGGGGTTCAGGATAGAGAAGTTCCTTACTTTGTCTCCATATCACCGTGGATTTATGCTATTTTCGGAACGAATAAAATATCTTTTTCTATTGCGAAATTATGTGATACAGGTATTCCATTCTTATTAAAAGCAAGTAATCTTGCATTCATAATTATTCTACTCTTTTTCTTCTTTAAAAATTTCTTGTTCGTTTTAAAAAATAATTCTTTCCGTTTCGAGATTCCCAATATTGCCCTCTTGTGTATTGCATTTATAGTCCCCTTCTGCTTTGTTGTTTTCACTCTGATTACAAAGATTCCATTGATGATGATTCGCTTTTTACTTCCCTCACTGATTATTCGATGGGGATTATTANNNNNNNNNNTTATTATCTAAAATAATTTTTAATTGGAAACCTCATCGGTCGTTTTTTAAGGTAGTAGGAGTTTCATTCTTTATCATTTTTATTCTTCTACAATATCTGATGTATCAACAAAGCAAACCTTATACTCCCTGGGACGAATGCACAAATGCTTTGGCACAAGAGATAAGTGAAAAAGATGTAGTTATTTTGGGACCGGGAGATATTGCACCGATATTTTATTACCATTGGTGTTCAAGGTTAAAACATTCTGTGCCTATTGTGGCTGTTTCTGGTTCTTTATATTTAACTACTGACTTACTTATCTATCTTATAAAACACCTTCCGCCAGAAAGAAATATATGGGTCTTATTTAGAACCGAATTTGGGACAATGCCCCCTTTATTAAGAAAGGAATGGGAAAAACATCATCTTGTATATCACACAGTAAAAGAATTTCCTTCTTTTGAGGGTTTAATTTACTTTGGATTTTCAATTAAAGAAAACCTTGAGAATAAGACCACTCTGGATAATCCCAACACGAATTCATTACTTCCAGAAACAACGAAAGAACTTGCCCCGCACTTGAAGTCATGTCTGGAAACTAACCCTAACCCGTTAGACTTACCCATATTGTCCCGATATGATAATCCATTGGAAACACCAGAAAGAGGAACTTATATTCAATACACAATGGATTGGCTTTCCATAAATAGATACTGCTGGGCTCAAACCGTGTTAGAACCTATCTCAAATATCTCGCCCTGGGTTGAGTTTAGTTATGCACTATCTTGTTTAGATACCGACCCCATTAAAGCAGAGAAGATATTCCATAGAACTAAAAAAAGTAGTATTTTTTTCTACAATACAATGCATCCTATCTGGAATGCTATAAAAGTAAAAGACTACGGTACATTAGATAAGGAAACAAAAAAATTAATGGATTATGGATTGTGGATAGCACATTATTTTAATCACTTTGCAAAACATAAATTAGCAGGGTCTTCATGTATTTTACCGATGGGTAGTTTTCCCTACGACTGGGATGTAGAAATCGAACTTCAGAAAATTATTTTGAGAGAACCTCAACCAACAAACAATGATTTTATAGAAACAAGATACCAACAAATAATAGATATTATGAATTTCCAGATAGAACCCTAAAAATAAGTGTATTCTTCATCTACAAAAATTACAAAGAGTGCCATTTTAAAAAATAAGAAGCAAAAATATAAAAAATGGAAAGAATTGAGGAATCCTTACACCTTATAAGAAGATTGGGCTGATTTGTTTTTATCTTGATAAAAATTTTATAATAATACACCTCAAAAAAAGATTTAACTTTACACCTCTATCTTTTCCGCGGCTGTAAAAGAGAGCGTGTGTCTCGTTTTGTGTGAAGAAAAATTAAATTAAAGTAAGGAACAAACATAACCTATGGCAAGATACTTAGGTCCGAAACACAAGTTATGTCGGCGTTTGGGTTCCTGTATATGGGGAAGCCCAAAATGTCCGTCTAAAAAGCGTCCATTTAGACCGGGACAACATGGAAGAGACCCGAAAGGGAAGTTGTCCGTTTATGCTCGGCAATTGCTGGCGAAACAAAAAATTCGCATGCACTACGGTTTAATGGAACGGCAAATGTGGAAAACATTCCAGGAAGCTAAGCGTATTACAGGTGATACAGGTGTAAATCTGATGAGACTTCTGGAATGCAGGCTTGATACGGTAGTTTACCGTTTAGGCTTTGCACCGACTATTTCTTCAGCACGGCAACTCGTAACTCATTGTCATTTCCTGGTAGATGGTAAGAAAGTAAATATCCCATCTTTTACCGTAAAACCAGGAATGAAGATTACAGTGCGTGAGAAGAGCAGAAATATTCCGATGATAGCCGAAGGAGCAGAAAATCCTTATCAGGAAATCCCTCCTCATCTTTCTCGGGAAGCGAAATCCTTTGAAGGGCATGTCGTTTCCGTTCCGGCAGAAGAAAATCTTCCTTTCCTTGAAGATACTCCGGGCGTCATCGGGTTCTATTCGAGATAGTTTTTTCTGTATAATTGAATAATGCAAACGGGTCGAGTTTGGTTTCGACCCGTTTTTTTGTGAAAATTGAATACTTATGTAAAGGGTATTATAAATGAGTATAGAAATCATTGTGGGAGCAAATTGGGGCGACGAGGGAAAAGGTCGCATGGTGGATTATTTTGCCCAAGACGCTGATTTTGTTATCCGTTATCAAGGAGGAAATAATGCAGGGCATACTGTTATTAATGAATTTGGGGAATTTAAATTACATCTCATACCCTCTGGTGTTTTTAGTAAAAAGACCATTAATATATTAGGACCGGGCATGGTTCTTGACCTCCAAAGTCTGGTAGAGGAAATTGAGAGTTTTAAGAAACATGGAATAGACCCCAAAATATATATTTCGGAGCGTGCTGTTATATGTTTTCCCTACCATCGTTATGAAGATATATGGGAAGAAGAACGATTGGGTAAAAACGCGTATGGCTCTACACGAAGAGGTATTGCCCCTGTGTATGGAGACCGAACGATAAAAAAGGCTATTTTAATGGGCGACCTTTTTTATCCTGAATATTTAGAAAAGCGATTACGGCAAATTGTAGATTGGAAGTTGCAAATAGCCCAAGGCGTTTATGGGAAAGATAATCCTTTCACCTTTGAAGACATTTGGGAATGGACACAGAAATGGAGCAAGCCCTTATTACCTTATATAAAAAACACAAATGAAATATTAGAACAAGCTGTTAAGAAAGGCAAAAAGATACTTTTTGAAGCACAGTTAGGGACACTGAGAGACCTGTATTTTGGAATTTATCCTTATACAACTTCTTCCTGCACATTATCCACTTTTGCTCCTATTGGTAGTGGTCTCTTTGGCTATCCACCGGATAGGGTCATTGCTGTTGTAAAGGCTTTTTCAACCTGCGTCGGGGAAGGTCCTTTTGTAACCCTGATGGAGAAAGAAGAGGCAGACCAGTTACGCGAAATTGCTAAGGAATATGGAGCAGCAACAGGAAGACCGCGAACCATCGGTCATTTTGACGCGGTAGCAACAAAATATGGTGTAAAAGTACAGGGCGCTACCGAAATAGCCCTGACCAAATTAGACAGTCTCACAGGTAAAAAAATATTAAAGATTTGCACTCATTACAAGTTTGAAAATAAGATGTTTGATGATTTTCCAATCAATCCTATACTTGAAAAATCAGAGCCTGTTTATATTGAACTTCCGGGCTGGGATGAAGATATTTCTAAGGTGCGTCGGTTTGAAGACCTTCCCCAAAACGCCCAAAATTATGTATTAGAAATAGAAAAACGGGTTTCATGTCCCATTAAATATATTTCTGTAGGACCTGAACGCGAAGCCTTAATTGTGCGTTAATTCTATAAGAATAAATATCAAAATAAATCCCAATAGAATATTAGAAAGTTACTAATAAAAGCCTATTTTTGTATTTTGTATATCCGATTATCTTAAAAGATGGGATATAATAATATTCATTTGATATGAGTGTATCATTATTAAGATTTAAAGTTATAAGCCAGATTATTGAGCAGATAGAGAAATCTTCATGGGTGCAAATTGCAGGACCATGGGGTGTAGGGAAAAGTGTTATCCCATATCTTATTCATTCCGAACTTAACAAACCTCTTTTAGTTATTGCTTCGGATAATCATGGTGCGGAAGAAATATATGAAGATTTCATAACATTTACTTCAGAAGAAGATTGTGCCTTCTTTCCTCCCTGGGAAACATTGCCCACAGATTTTATTGACCCGGCAGAGGATATTGTTTCTGAACGCCTTCATTTGTTAACCCGAATTATCTCCGGAAAACAAGTACCGAAAATTATCGTCACATCTATCCGCTCGTTATTACAAGTAGTTCCAACACGAGAAGCACTAGAAAAACAAAGGTTACAATTAAATAAAGAACAAGAATACAATCTTGAAGACTTAACTACCTTACTTATTAATTCGGGTTACCAACGCGAAGCGAGTGTGTCTCAACATGGTGAATTTAGTCGGAGAGGGGGAATATTAGATATATTTCCGTATGCTCGAGAATTGCCCGTTCGCCTGGAATTTTTTGGTGATATTATTGAATCTATACGGGAGTTTGACCCGGAAACGCAAAAAAGTATTGCCCCTCTGGAATATGTAGATGTTATCTTAAAAACAGAAAAAGACCTGATTATTAAAAATAGTTCTTTGCAGCAAAAAAATTACCTGTTGGATTATTTATCGAGGGATACTCTAATTATTTGGGAAGAACCATTAAATATATTTAAAGAGAGTCGTAAAATTGAATCTGAATTTGGAGAGAATTTATACACCTTTACACAAGATGAAATTGCAGGCAAGTTTCGTGAATTAAAAAATATAGAAATAGCGTCTTTATCCTTACCCGAACGGTCTGCACCCCGTATTATTATCCCCATGGATTCCCTTCAAATCTGGACAAAAAATTTGAATGAATTCTGGGAGCAATTAAAGCAATGGGACATTGAACAATATCATGTGCGAATTCTTTGTAATACGCACTCAGAGCAATTACGCATGCATGAATTAATCTCAAAACAGGGGTATCGTCTTGATAAAGATTCTTTTGACCTGAAAATCGAAATGGGTAGAATTCGTCCCGGTTGTATTTATTCCGATGAAAAGTTTGTCTTATTAAGTGAAAAGGAACTATTTGGAAGGAAATTTGTTCGACGGAGAGGGCGATTTTTCCGTAAAGGAAGTCGTATCTATTCGTTAAGTGATTTAAAACCGGGGGACTATGTTGTTCATGAAATTCATGGAATAGGCAAATTCACGGGGCTTTATCGTTTAGAAAACAAATCCAGCGATTACCTTGCCGTTGTATATCGTGATGGAGATATGTTGTATATCCCTGTTACGCAATTAGACCAGATACGGAAATACATAGCCGGGGAAGATGTAACTCCTAACCTTGATAAAATAGGAGGAAAAACATGGAGCAAGACGAAAGATAAGGTACGGGAGTCTGTCAAACAATTTGCAGAGGAATTACTTAAATTATATGCCAAACGACATCATTGTAAGGGTTTCGCTTTTTCGCCAGATACGCCCTGGCAAAGGCAGATGGAAGAAGCCTTTGATTATGATGAGACACCTGACCAATATCAGGCCATTGAGGAAACCAAACGGGATATGGAAACTCCTCAACCTATGGACCGTTTGATTTGCGGAGATGTTGGCTTTGGGAAAACTGAGGTTGCAATAAGAGCAAGTTTCAAGGCAGTAATGGACGGTAAACAAGTTGCAGTTCTGGCTCCAACAACAGTACTCGTTCATCAGCATTGGCATACTTTTCAGGAACGCATGGCAGGATTCCCTATCCGTATTGAATCATTAAGCCGATTACGTACGACAAAAGAAATAAAGCAGGTTCTGGAAGGATTAATTACAGGGGAAGTGGATATCGTTATTGGCACACATCGTTTACTTTCAAAAGATGTCCAATTTAAAGATTTGGGTTTGCTTATAATTGACGAGGAACAGCGTTTTGGTGTAAGACATAAGGAACAGTTAAAAAAACTTCGGGAACATGTAGATACACTTACTTTAACAGCGACACCGATACCACGAACACTACAGTTTTGTTTATCAGGCATTCGCGATATGAGTGTTATTAACACGGCACCCAATGACCGACTACCCATTCACACCTGCATCGCTAATTATTCTCCGGAAATTATAAAAGAAGCCATTGAACGGGAATTGCGACGGGAAGGACAGGTTTATTATCTCCATAATCGTGTGCAAACTATTGAATATACGGCCATGAAAATACAACAATTAGTTCCGAATGCGCGAATAGGTATTGGGCATGGGCAGATGTCAAAAAATGAATTAGAAAAGGTAATGACTGCTTTTATTAATCGGGAAATTGATGTGTTGGTATGCACCACCATCATTGCCTCCGGGATAGATATTCCAAATGTAAACACAATTATTGTAGACCGTGCAGACCGATTTGGTTTAAGTGAACTTTATCAAATACGAGGTAGGGTTGGAAGATATAAACATCGTGCCTTTGCATACTTATTAATCCCTTCCGATAGGGCTCTTACTAAAGATGCTCAGGAACGACTAAAAGCCATTCAGGATTTTTCTACATTAGGTTCGGGTTTGCAGGTTGCATTAAAAGATTTAGAAATACGGGGCGCAGGCGATTTATTGGGACCGGAACAAAGCGGTCATATAAACGCTGTCGGTTTTGATACCTATCGTGAATTGATTGAGGAAGCCATTGCAGAAATGAAAGGGCAACCTCTTATTCGTAAAAAATTACCTCCGTTTGAAACTACTATTCAGGCGCGTATTTTGGATGACTATATCTCCAATTCCCTTGAAAAGATGCAATGGTATCAACGAATTTCCACGGCACAAACACCCGAAGAATGTGAAGACTTGATAGAGGAACTCAAAGATAGATACGGACCGATACCCATGCCCGTTGAAAATTTAGTCAAAATTATGAAATCACGCGTATTGGCTGTAGATTTGGGAGTGAAAAAATTAGTCTTAAATAAAAACTTTTTATATATTCAGTTTGATACCTATCATCCTGTTTCTACTTTACGAAAAAAATACGCATTTGAAATTTTTGGAAAAGAGATAGAAATGGGATTAGAAGAATATCCTTATTTAGAATGTTCCATTGATGATACCCCAGAAAAATATTTAAACCTTTTAATAACCTATTTAGAAAAACTTCATGATGAAGGTGTGTAAACATAGATGAATAGAACCATGAGAAATGGGAATGAAGAAAATGCCATAAATAATATAGAAATTAGTCGTAAATAAGAAACACAGGGAAAGATTTTTTATCTTTCCCTGTGTTCTTTCCAATAACTTAATACATAAAGAGCATATCTCAAAGGATATTTAGATATGTATCTTAAATGTCAAAATACAACATAAATTCATAGGGATGGGGTCTTAAATTAACGGCTTCAACTTCACGAACACGCTTGTATTCTATCCATGTTTTCAAGACATCTTCAGTAAATACATCTCCTTTGGTAAGGAATTCATGGTCTTTAGATAACGCATTCAGGGCTTCGGCAAGACTTCCGGGAACTTGCGGGATAAGTGCTTTTTCTTCAGGAGGAAGGTCATACAAGTCTTTATCCATAGGCTCACCGGGGTCAATTTTATTCTGAATACCATCCAGACCTGCCATTAAAAGAGCCGCAAATGCCATGTAGGGGTTGCAGGATGGGTCGGGCACACGAAATTCAATCCGCTTCGCTTTGGGACTGGGCGAATACATAGGAATACGACAGCAAGCACTCCGATTACGAGCAGAGTAAGCAATATTTACAGGTGCTTCATATCCAGGAACTAATCGTTTGTAACTATTCGTTGTCGGATTTGTAATAGCGACAAGTGCATGGGCATGTTTTAACAGACCGCCAATAAACCAGATTGCCTCTTGACTTAATCCAGCGTATTTATTTCCTGCAAAAATAGGTTTTCCGCCTTTCCATAATGAAATATGACAATGCATACCGGAGCCATTATCACTAAATAAAGGTTTTGGCATGAAGGTTACAGTCTTACCATTTTTCTTAGCCACATTTTTAATAATGTATTTATAAAGAGTTAATTGGTCTGCCATCTGTGTCAGGGGAGCATAACGCATATCAATTTTAGCCTGGCCACCTGTAGCAACTTCATGATGATGACATTCCACATTAATCCCACAATCTAACATTAATTTAACCATCTCACTGCGGATATTATATGTTTCATCTGAAGGCGGTATCGGGAAATACCCTTCTTTATAACGAAGTTTATAACCTAAATTTGGTTTTTCATCCCTACCACTATTCCATATACCCTCATTACTATCAATAAAATAATATCCACTATTGGGTGTCTGGTCAAAACGAATATCATCGAAAATAAAGAATTCTGCCTCAGGTCCTATATAGCATGTATCTGCAAGACCTGTGGATAGCAGGTAATTTTCTGCTTTTTGGGCAATATTTCGTGGGTCACGGGTATAACGCTCTTTTGTAATGGGGTCTAAAATATTGCAATATAACACTAATGTAGGAATATTTGAAAATGGGTCAACAAATGCTGTGCGTGGGTCGGGTAATACAAGCATATCGCTTTCATGGATACTTTGCCAGCCCCGAATACTTGAACCATCAAATCCTATCCCGGATTCAAACACTTCCTCATTTATTTCGGATACAGGGAAAGTAAAATGTTGTTGCAATCCAGGAAAGTCCATGAAACGAAGGTCAACAAAGACTATATTTTTTTCTTTAATCATTTTTAATACATCTTTGGGGGTTAAATCTTTATACATAATTTTTCTCCTTAGTATTGTTTTTTTATTGTTAAGAGACGACTATATCTCCTGTTTCGCCTGTTCTTATTCTAATGGCTTCCTCTACCGGCATAATAAAAATTTTCCCATCTCCGATACGACCTGTGGAAGCCGATTTTAATATCGCTTTTACTACTGTTTCTACCATTTCATCTACAACCACCACCTCAATCTTAATTTTAGGAAGGAATTCTACAACATATTCTGCACCACGATATAATTCTTTATGACCATGTTGTCTGCCAAAACCTTTGACTTCGGACACAGTCAAACCTTTGCACCCAATTTCTGCAAGTGCTTCTTTTACTTCTTCTAACTTAAATGGTTTGATGATTGCTTCGATTTTTTTCATCTATCAATACCTCATTTTATTAAATCTATAGTTCAGGTAAAATATGAACCCTATTATAACAAATTAAAATCTTTTATTTATTGTTTCTTATAAAGCAATATAAATGCCAAGGTTCGTTAAATACGCCATTTTTACAAAAAATACCAACAAATATGCGTTTTTTACTTCTATTTATAGAGTTAGAAACAAATTTTAGAATAAACAATATACATAAATGTATTATCTATAATTCTTAAAATACATAAATGTAAGATTTTTTTGTGAAGGATATTTAATTATTAGGAAAATAGCGAAAAATATATTTGACATTCAAATAAAAAAAGTGATAGATTATATATTGATATTATAATGTGATATTTTTTTTATATATAAGTGATATTCATTAATTAATTTTTTGTATTACCTGCCTATTGATTTCTCGTTTTGAATAATGTAGGAGGTTTTGACTTATTTGACTTATTTAAGGAGGAGATTTTTATGCCGACTTATACTTATGAATGTGTAAAATGCGGTCATCGTTTTGATTATTTTCATTCGATTACAGCAAATCCTAAAGTTGTATGTGAAAAATGTAAAGGGAAATGTGAGCGTTTGATTGGTAATGGAGCAGGGATAATCTTCAAAGGAAGTGGTTTTTACGAGACGGATTATAAGAAAAAAGGTAGCAATGGCAACGGTTCTCACAAAACAAGTACAAGCACAAGTTCCAATAATGGAAATGGAAAAACTTCAACAGAGACTAAAACAAGCAATAAGGAAACTACTTCAACATCAAAAACTTCATAACAAAATAATGCCCACATAGTAATAATTTTTGGTGCATTCTTTTTAGAATGCACCAAAAATTGTTTTATAATTACATTTTCTAATTTCTGAAACTATTTAAAGGGAAAAGACTATGACCAACGAAGAAGTAAAACAATTAGCTGACCAATATCTTATAAACACTTATGGTTCTCGGAATCTTACCTTAGTGCGGGGTAAAGGGACCCATGTATGGGATGCAGACGGTAAAGAGTATATCGATTTGTTTTCAGGAATTGCCGTTTGTAATTTAGGACATTGTCATCCTGCGGTTACGCAAACTATTACTGAACAAGCAAACAAATTGTTGCATGTGTCCAATTTATACAACATAGAACCGCAAGTTTTATTAGCGAAAAAGTTAAGTGAATGTTGTTTTGCTAAAAAATGGTTCTTTTGTAATGGTGGAGCAGAAGCCAATGAAGCAGGGATAAAAATTGTGCGGCGTTACTGGACTATTAAGGGAATGTATAAACCTCATATTATTACTGCAGAACAGTCTTTTCATGGTCGAACTTTAGCTACCATTACAGCGACGGGACAGCCTAAATATCATAAAGGATTTGAACCCATGATGCCAGGATTTAGTTATGTCCCTTATAATGACCCTTCTGCATTGGAAAAGGCTATCACGAAAGAAACCGGTGCTGTATTATTAGAACCTATTCAAGGTGAAGGGGGTATTCGGCTCCCTTCTCCCAACTACTTAAAAGAAGTCCGTGAGATTTGTAATCAACACAATATTTTGTTGATTTTTGACGAGGTTCAAACGGGATTAGGCAGAACAGGATATTTATTTGCCCATCAGGGATATGGTGTAGAACCGGACATTATCACTTTAGCCAAAGGACTGGCAAATGGGGTGCCTATTGGTGCAATGGGTTGTACAGAAGAGGTAGCACAAGGTTTTAGCCCCGGCTCTCATGCGTGCACTTTTGGGGGTAATCCTTTAAGCACAGCAACCGCCTTAACGGTTATGAATGAACTAACCCAACCCGGATTTCTGGATAAAGTTCAAAAATTAGGGAATTACTTTATCGATGAACTTCAAGAACTTGCGAAATCCCATAGCAAAATCAAAGAGGTTCGTGGACGAGGGTTAATGATTGGGATGGAATTTGATGAACCCGTATCTCCTCTTATAAGTCAATTATTATCACAAGGTATAATATGTGGTTCTGCAGGACCTAATGTGTTGAGGTTTCTGCCCCCATTAATTATAGAAAAAGATGAATTAACAGTAGCATTAAAAGCACTACAAAAAGCATTAGGAGTTCTGGGATGGTAAAAGACTTTCTTTCCTTTCTCGATTTCTCTACCGAAGAAATTCACAAGATATTAAATCTTGCCCATGAATTAAAAATCTTGCAGAAGAAGGGTCTCCCCCATCGTTGGTTACGGAGCAAAACACAAGCCATGATTTT
The nucleotide sequence above comes from Candidatus Hydrogenedens sp.. Encoded proteins:
- a CDS encoding aspartate aminotransferase family protein, encoding MTNEEVKQLADQYLINTYGSRNLTLVRGKGTHVWDADGKEYIDLFSGIAVCNLGHCHPAVTQTITEQANKLLHVSNLYNIEPQVLLAKKLSECCFAKKWFFCNGGAEANEAGIKIVRRYWTIKGMYKPHIITAEQSFHGRTLATITATGQPKYHKGFEPMMPGFSYVPYNDPSALEKAITKETGAVLLEPIQGEGGIRLPSPNYLKEVREICNQHNILLIFDEVQTGLGRTGYLFAHQGYGVEPDIITLAKGLANGVPIGAMGCTEEVAQGFSPGSHACTFGGNPLSTATALTVMNELTQPGFLDKVQKLGNYFIDELQELAKSHSKIKEVRGRGLMIGMEFDEPVSPLISQLLSQGIICGSAGPNVLRFLPPLIIEKDELTVALKALQKALGVLGW